Within Streptomyces antibioticus, the genomic segment CCGCGTACGGCAACGAGGAGGCCGTCGGCCGGGCCGTCGCGAAGAGCGGCGTCCCGCGCGAGGACCTGTTCATCACCACCAAGCTGTGGGTCCAGGACCCGGGCGAGGACAACACCCGGCGCGCCTTCGACGCCTCCCTGCGCAAGCTCGGCCTCGACCACGTCGACCTCTACCTCATCCACCAGCCCTACGGTGACGTCTACAGCGAGTGGCGCGCCATGCAGGACCTCTACCGCGAGGGCCGCACCCGGGCCATCGGCGTCTCCAACTTCCACGCCGACCGGCTCGTCGACCTGATCGACCACAACGACGTCGTCCCCGCCGTCGACCAGATCGAGACCCACCCCTTCCACCAGCGCACCGCCGACCAGCACCTCATGCGGGAACACGGCGTCCAACTCGAATCCTGGGGCCCCTTCGCCGAGGGCAAGAACGACCTCTTCACCCACCCGGTCCTGGCCCCCATCGCCCAGGCCCACGACCGGACCATCGCCCAGATCGTCCTGCGCTGGCTGATCCAACGCGACATCGTCGTCATCCCGAAGTCCGTCCGCCGCGCCCGCATGGAGGAGAACTTCAACGTCTTCGACTTCCACCTCACCGACACCGACATGACGACCCTCGCGACCCTGGACACAGGCAGGTCGGCCTTCTTCGACCACCGCGATCCGACGATGGTCAGCCGCTTGGGCCGGGTCCGCGTGGACAACTGACTTTTCGCCGGGCTCACCGGTCCGGACGCTCGTACTCCGTCTCGGGAACACCGATGTCCGAGAAGATCAACCGCGCTTGCTGCTCCAGCAGTTGGGCGTTGGATTCGTCGGCCTTGCTGTGAGCGTGAGCGTGGGCGAGGGCCAGCAAGGTGTGGGCCTCGCCGAGGCGGTGGCCGGTTTCGCGGTGTACGGCGAGGGCGTCCCGGCCCAGTTCGACGGCTAAGCCGTGTGCCGCTTCGGTCAGCGCCGTTTCGCACAGGGCGGTCAGGGCCTGGCCCTCCACCACGCGGAACGAGTGGGCGCGAGCCAGTTTCAGCGCCTGATCGGCGTGGGCGCGGGCGTCGTCGTACCGGCCCGCTTCCTTGTGGGTGACGGCGAGGGACAGGAGGCTGTCCGCCTCCGCGCGTCTGAAGCGTGCCTCGCGGGC encodes:
- a CDS encoding aldo/keto reductase; the encoded protein is MRTVTLNNGVEMPILGFGVYQIPPEQTEQAVTDALAVGYRLLDTAAAYGNEEAVGRAVAKSGVPREDLFITTKLWVQDPGEDNTRRAFDASLRKLGLDHVDLYLIHQPYGDVYSEWRAMQDLYREGRTRAIGVSNFHADRLVDLIDHNDVVPAVDQIETHPFHQRTADQHLMREHGVQLESWGPFAEGKNDLFTHPVLAPIAQAHDRTIAQIVLRWLIQRDIVVIPKSVRRARMEENFNVFDFHLTDTDMTTLATLDTGRSAFFDHRDPTMVSRLGRVRVDN